A stretch of DNA from Yoonia sp. G8-12:
TTCCTGTTTGATACCCGCAGCCTTTGGAATGGCGTGGAGGATCCTACGGTCGTCGACAGCCGGATCGCGTGGCGCAACGACCGCGTCACGCTTGGTGCAAACTATGTCTGGCTGGGTCCGGACGCCGAGGAAGACCGCTTTGAAACCATCTCGGAATGGACGGTTGATGCGGGCTTTGTCATCAACGACGCCTGGAACCTTGATGTGAATGCGCGCTATGATCTGGCCGAAGACCGGCCGGTGCGCACAGGGGCAACCCTGCAATGGAGAAACGAATGTGTGACCGTCGACGTTTCGGCCTCGCGCCGCTTTGCGTCTTCCAGTACGGTTGAACCGACAACAACTTTCGGGATAAGCGGCTCTATCGGCAGCTTTTCCACTGGGCGCGCGACGGGCGGGCTTGCGACGGGATGCGGAAATTGAAACGAATGACGAGTTTTGAGATGCTAAAAAGTCGGGTAATGGCAGCGGTCGCTGCAGTGTTCATAGGCACATGTGCGGGGCCAGGCGCCATCGCACAAGGCCAGCTGACACCTGTGATCACGGTCAATGACGGCGTTATCACACAATACGAACTGTCACAGCGGACCCGCCTGCTTGAACTTTTCCGCACGCCGGGTGATCTGAACGAAATCGCACGAACAGCACTGATCGAAGACCGCCTGAAGCAGCAGGAAATGGCTCGTTTCGGTGTCAGCATCCCTCCAGAGACGCTGCAACGCGAATTGGAAGCCTTTGCCGAACGCGCAAACATGACGTTGCCGCAATTCACACAAGTGCTTGCGCAAGACGGCGTTGATATCAGCACACTGAGTGATTTCGTCGAGATCGGCGTGCTTTGGCGCGATTTTGTGCGCGCCCGCTTTGGCCGTCAGATCACCATCACAGATAGCGATGTGGAACGCGCCATCGCACAGCGCGGCAATGCCCGCTCACAACTCGAAGTGCTGCTGTCCGAGATTATCATCGCCGCACCGCCAGACCGCGCCGCGCGGGCACGTGAGGCCGCCGAACAGATTGCGCAAATGCGCTCTTTTGCCGAGTTTGAAGCCGCCGCGCGGCAGGTGTCGGCCTTGCCCTCACGCGACGATGGCGGGCGTCTGGGATGGCTGCCGATCGACAACTATCCGCCCCAGATCCGCAGTGTGATCCTTGCGCTTGAGCCCGGTGAAGTGACCGAACCGCTCGAGATCCCCAACGGGATCGCGCTGTTTCAATTACGCGGCAAACGCGAGGCCCTGCGCCCTGCACAGGCGCCTGCCAGCCTTGAATATGCCGCCTACTACATTCCGGGCGGCCAATCCGAGGCGGGCCTGCGCCAAGCGGCCACCATCCGCGACCGCGTCGATACCTGCGACGATCTTTACGGTGTGGCGCGCAACCAGCCCGCCGAAGTGCTGGAACGTTTGACACAAAGCCCGTCCGAGATTTCCAACGAGGTGGCTTTGGAACTGGCCCGCCTTGATCCAGGCGAAGTGTCTTACAACCTGACGCGCGACAATGGCGAAACGCTTGTGTTCCTGATGCTCTGCGCGCGCAACGCCGCCGGTGTAGAAGACCTTGATCCCGCAGCCGTGCGCCAGCAAATCCTCGGCCAGCGCCTGACAGCACTTGCCGATGCCCTGTTGGAAGACCTGCGGGCCTCTGCCGTTATCCGCCCCTGATGCAGCCCATCGCCATCAGTTGCGGCGAACCGGCGGGGATCGGGCCAGAGATTGCGGTTGCCGCGTGGCAGGCGCTCAAGACCGAAGTGCCGCTGTTGTGGATCGGTGATCCCACCCATCTGCCTGCGGGCACAGACGTGCATTGCGCGACCGATCCTGCCGATATTCACCCCTTCAAGATGACAGTGCTCGCACGCGATTTCGGCAGCCCTGCGATACCCGGACAGCCCGATCCGCGCCACGCCAGCGGTGTCATCGCCGCCATCGCCGATGGGGTGGCACTTGTGCAATCGGGTGCCGCGCGCGCGCTTTGCACCGCCCCCATCCATAAGGCGGCGCTGATAGATGGCGCCGATTTTGCCTATCCGGGCCATACCGAATACCTCGCGGCCCTCGCTGGCACCAAACAGGTGGTGATGATGCTGGCCTGCGACGCGCTGCGTGTCGTACCCACCACCATCCATATCCCGCTTTCACAGGTGCCTAGGGCGCTTACCGCCAGCCTTTTGACAGATACCCTGCTTGTTACCCATGCCGCCCTGCGCCGCGATTTCGGCGTCGCCAAGCCGCGCATCGCTGTGGCGGGGCTGAACCCGCATGCGGGCGAAGACGGCAAGATCGGCCATGAAGAGCAAGAGATGATCATCCCCGTCCTGAACGCGCTCCGCACCCAAGGCATGGATATCAGCGGTCCGATGTCTGCCGACACGATGTTCCACGTAGGCGCGCGCGCGCAGTATGATGTGGCCGTCTGCATGTACCATGATCAGGCGCTGATCCCGATCAAGACGCTGGATTTCTCAGGCGGTGTCAATGTGACCTTGGGCCTGCCGTTTATCCGCACATCGCCGGATCATGGCACGGCTTTTGATATCGCAGGCAAAGGCGTGGCCGATGCCACATCCATGATTGCCGCCATTCGCATGGCCGCAACAATGGCTGACGCCCGTGATTGATCACCTGCCCCCCTTGCGCGACGTCATCGCCACGCATGAATTGGCGGCGAAAAAATCGCTGGGCCAGAACTTTCTGCTCGACCTCAACCTGACCGCCAAAATCGCGCGGTTGGCGGGCGATCTGACAGGCGCCGACGTGCTTGAAATCGGCCCCGGTCCGGGCGGGCTCACTCGGGGTCTTTTGGCCGAGGGCGCGCGCCGTGTGCTGGCAATTGAAAAAGACCCCCGCTGCATGCCCGCATTGGCCGAAATCGCTGTCGCCTATCCCGGGCGTCTGGAAACGATCAACGGTGATGCCCTGACGGTCAATCCGCTGGGACACCTGACCCAACCCATCAAGATCGCAGCCAACCTGCCCTATAACGTCGGCACCGAGCTTTTGGTGCGCTGGCTGACCCCACCCGAATGGCCACCCTTCTGGGACAGCCTGACGCTGATGTTCCAACGCGAAGTGGCACAACGCATCGTCGCAGAACCCGGCAGCAAGGCTTACGGCAGGCTGGCGTTGCTGGCACAGTGGCGCACGGATGCCAAAATCGTGCTGGAACTGCCGCCCGAGGCGTTCAGCCCGCCCCCCAAAGTCAACTCGGCCGTGGTGCATCTCACCGCCCTGCCCGCACCGCGCTATCCCGCGGATCCCGGCACGCTGAACAAAGTGGTTGCAGCTGCGTTCAACCAACGGCGCAAGATGCTGCGCTCTGCGCTCAAATCCGTCAGCCCCGATATCGAGGACCACCTGACTGCTGTGGGGATCAAACCCACCGAACGGGCCGAACAGGTGGGTCTTGAGGCATTTTGCGCCCTTGCGCGTTCATTGCACGCCGCAGGTTAGCGCACACCACGCTTATCATCTTGCCCTGAAAACTCCCGCCGGAGGCATCCCCACCCATCCAAACAAAAAGCCCCCGAAATCGGAGGGCTATTGTTTTATTCGGCGGCCTCTGGGGCATTGTCGTTCTTGGGCCCCTCATCGGGTGCTTTGCGCGGCTTGCGCGGTTGGCGCGGGCGCTTTGGTTTTGCTTCTGGCGTTTCTACCAGACCGCTGTCGCCTTCGCTGGCAACTTCGGGCTGGTCCATCGCCGCAGGGTCATTGGCCGCTTCTTCTTGCGCTTTCAGGCGGTCCTGCCGTTCGCGATCACGCTCGGCCTGCCGCTGACGGTTCTGCTCTTCCTGCTCTTCGCGCTTGGCGTCCACTTCGCGCTGCGCTTCGGCCAGAAGGCGTGTGTAGTGTTCGGCGTGCTGGGCAAAGTTTTCGGCATCCACACGGTCGCCCGACAAAACGGCATCGCGGTGAAGCTGGTTATACTTTTCAATAATTTGCTGCGGCGTACCGCGCACCTTACCATCGGGGCCGGAGCTATCGAAAACCCGGTTGATGATATTACCGCCCGAGGGCCGAGTGTTGCGGTTTTTATTCCGCGACCGTGACTTAGATGATCTCATAAGTTGCTTTCAAGCCTTTGGCTGTCGTTGCTGGGCCAGTGTCGCGCCTGTAGCGCGTCTTAAATCTGTGGCCTTGCGATGTTTGGCGACTGATCGGGGGAGGTCAGTGGCGAGCCTCGTCCCATCCGATGGGTCTGAATAAGCATGTGGGGGGGCCAAGACAAGACTAAAGTGAGAAAAAGGCACGTTTTCGCCGGTTATTGTGACTTATGTTGATGAATACCCACGCTTCTACCGGTCACAACGCGGTCACGGCCATCCAGATCGGGAATCACGAAAACATCGACCAGACCGCCCTGCAACATCAGTTCGGCGACCGCCTGACCTTGGGTCGATCCGATCTCGAAAATCAACCGGCCGTCGGGCTCCAACACCTTTTGCGCCTGTGCAATGATAGTGCGATAGGCGGATAACCCGTCTGCCTCATCGGTAAGCGCCAGACGCGGCTCCCACTCGCGCACATCACGCGACAGCCCCGCCATTTCATCGGCGGCAATATAGGGCGGATTGGCCACGATCAGATCAAAAGGGCGTCTGATGCTGGCCATCCAGTCGCTTTGCACAAAAGTGGCCCTTTCATCGACACGGTGGCGCTGCGCATTGCGCATGGCCACGTCCAACGCCCGCGGCGACACATCGGCCCCCACGCCAACCGCTGCGGGGTTTTCGGCCAGAAGTGTCACCAGAATACAGCCCGAGCCAGTCCCAAGATCAAGCACGCGCGCAAACGG
This window harbors:
- the pdxA gene encoding 4-hydroxythreonine-4-phosphate dehydrogenase PdxA; this translates as MQPIAISCGEPAGIGPEIAVAAWQALKTEVPLLWIGDPTHLPAGTDVHCATDPADIHPFKMTVLARDFGSPAIPGQPDPRHASGVIAAIADGVALVQSGAARALCTAPIHKAALIDGADFAYPGHTEYLAALAGTKQVVMMLACDALRVVPTTIHIPLSQVPRALTASLLTDTLLVTHAALRRDFGVAKPRIAVAGLNPHAGEDGKIGHEEQEMIIPVLNALRTQGMDISGPMSADTMFHVGARAQYDVAVCMYHDQALIPIKTLDFSGGVNVTLGLPFIRTSPDHGTAFDIAGKGVADATSMIAAIRMAATMADARD
- a CDS encoding DUF4167 domain-containing protein, translating into MRSSKSRSRNKNRNTRPSGGNIINRVFDSSGPDGKVRGTPQQIIEKYNQLHRDAVLSGDRVDAENFAQHAEHYTRLLAEAQREVDAKREEQEEQNRQRQAERDRERQDRLKAQEEAANDPAAMDQPEVASEGDSGLVETPEAKPKRPRQPRKPRKAPDEGPKNDNAPEAAE
- a CDS encoding peptidylprolyl isomerase, producing the protein MAAVAAVFIGTCAGPGAIAQGQLTPVITVNDGVITQYELSQRTRLLELFRTPGDLNEIARTALIEDRLKQQEMARFGVSIPPETLQRELEAFAERANMTLPQFTQVLAQDGVDISTLSDFVEIGVLWRDFVRARFGRQITITDSDVERAIAQRGNARSQLEVLLSEIIIAAPPDRAARAREAAEQIAQMRSFAEFEAAARQVSALPSRDDGGRLGWLPIDNYPPQIRSVILALEPGEVTEPLEIPNGIALFQLRGKREALRPAQAPASLEYAAYYIPGGQSEAGLRQAATIRDRVDTCDDLYGVARNQPAEVLERLTQSPSEISNEVALELARLDPGEVSYNLTRDNGETLVFLMLCARNAAGVEDLDPAAVRQQILGQRLTALADALLEDLRASAVIRP
- the prmC gene encoding peptide chain release factor N(5)-glutamine methyltransferase; translated protein: MTDTPTGSQILAAAVRQLTKSGVPDAARDARKLLAYASGVDAGRLTLILPEPVSAEVATRFDHLIARRSRFEPVSHLVGSRAFYGRAFEVTKDVLDPRPETETLIEMALRAPFARVLDLGTGSGCILVTLLAENPAAVGVGADVSPRALDVAMRNAQRHRVDERATFVQSDWMASIRRPFDLIVANPPYIAADEMAGLSRDVREWEPRLALTDEADGLSAYRTIIAQAQKVLEPDGRLIFEIGSTQGQAVAELMLQGGLVDVFVIPDLDGRDRVVTGRSVGIHQHKSQ
- the rsmA gene encoding 16S rRNA (adenine(1518)-N(6)/adenine(1519)-N(6))-dimethyltransferase RsmA, yielding MIDHLPPLRDVIATHELAAKKSLGQNFLLDLNLTAKIARLAGDLTGADVLEIGPGPGGLTRGLLAEGARRVLAIEKDPRCMPALAEIAVAYPGRLETINGDALTVNPLGHLTQPIKIAANLPYNVGTELLVRWLTPPEWPPFWDSLTLMFQREVAQRIVAEPGSKAYGRLALLAQWRTDAKIVLELPPEAFSPPPKVNSAVVHLTALPAPRYPADPGTLNKVVAAAFNQRRKMLRSALKSVSPDIEDHLTAVGIKPTERAEQVGLEAFCALARSLHAAG